The following proteins are co-located in the Poecile atricapillus isolate bPoeAtr1 chromosome 2, bPoeAtr1.hap1, whole genome shotgun sequence genome:
- the ATXN1 gene encoding ataxin-1, producing the protein MKSNQERSNECLPPKKREIPATSLPSEVKPVLPNENHRADNLAWLPSTPSGQGSLGGRHRPGGTSSVEAGLQQGLHKSLSAGLDYSPPSAPRSVPASTTLPTVYSPALSQSGTPVSPVQYTHLQHTFQFVGPQYSGSYTGFIPSQLISPTANSATGAVAAATAVATTPSQRSQLEAYSTLLASMSGLSQQGHKVEPHLVRTPGLIAAGSPPPTQQNQYVHISSSSQSTVRNVSPPTIPVPLHPHQTVIPHTLTLGPSSQVVVQYTDSGGHFVTRDPPKKPESSRLQAMQAKEVLNGEIEKSRRYGISPSADMGLVKAGNKPAPHHYETRHVVVHSGPAEYGVRDSSGVRASVMVVPNSSTPTADMEVQQAANRETSPSALNDKGSLHLGKPTHRSYALSPQQALGHEGVKAVATLSPHTVIQTTHSASEQLPVGLPATAFYTGTQPPVIGYLSGQQQAIGYPSSLPQHLVIPGTQSLLIPVGSADVEPSGVTPAIVTSSPQFAAVPHTFVTTAVPKSENFSAEPLTTQPAYQATMVQAQIHLPVVQSIASPAAAPPTLPPYFMKGSIIQLANGELKKVEDLKTEDFIQSAEISNDLKIDSSTVERIEDSHSPGIAIIQFAVGEHRAQVSVEVLVEYPFFVFGQGWSSCCPERTSQLFDLPCSKLSVGDVCISLTLKNLKNGSIKKGQPMDSASILLKHSKNDSLGGSRHRYAEQENGINQGSAQMLAENGELKFPDKIGLPAAPLLTKTEPSKPPATRKRRWSAPETRKLEKSEEEPPLTLPKPSFIPQEVKICIEGRSNVGK; encoded by the exons ATGAAATCCAACCAAGAGCGGAGCAATGAATGCCTGCCACCTAAGAAGCGAGAAATCCCTGCCACCAGCCTGCCTTCGGAGGTGAAGCCGGTCCTGCCAAACGAAAACCACCGTGCAGATAACCTGGCATGGCTCCCCAGCACACCCAGTGGCCAGGGCAGCCTGGGGGGCCGGCACCGGCCCGGGGGCACCTCCTCGGTGGAGGCAGGCTTGCAGCAGGGTTTGCACAAGTCActgtctgcagggctggactATTCCCCGCCGAGTGCGCCCAGGTCCGTTCCAGCCTCTACCACTCTTCCCACGGTGTACTCGCCCGCCCTCTCCCAGTCAGGGACCCCCGTTTCCCCCGTGCAGTACACTCACCTGCAGCACACCTTCCAGTTCGTCGGGCCCCAGTACAGTGGATCGTACACCGGGTTCATCCCCTCGCAGCTGATTTCCCCAACAGCCAATTCTGCGACTGGCGCCGTGGCGGCGGCCACAGCCGTTGCGACCACTCCATCCCAGCGCTCCCAGCTGGAGGCGTATTCCACTTTGCTGGCCAGCATGAGCGGCTTAAGCCAGCAGGGGCACAAAGTTGAGCCGCACCTGGTCAGGACGCCTGGACTGATTGCTGCTGGGTCTCCTCCACCCACCCAGCAGAACCAGTACGTCCACatttccagctcttcccagagcaCTGTCAGAAATGTCTCTCCTCCAACCATCCCCGTCCCCCTGCACCCACATCAGACGGTGATCCCGCACACCCTCACCCTCGGCCCTTCCTCCCAAGTGGTGGTGCAGTACACTGACTCGGGGGGCCACTTTGTCACCAGGGATCCCCCCAAGAAACCCGAGAGCAGCCGGCTGCAGGCGATGCAGGCCAAGGAGGTACTGAATGGCGAGATAGAGAAGAGCCGGAGGTACGGCATTTCGCCTTCTGCCGACATGGGTCTAGTCAAAGCAGGCAATAAACCAGCTCCCCATCATTATGAGACCAGGCACGTGGTGGTCCACTCGGGCCCCGCCGAGTACGGCGTGCGGGATTCCTCAGGTGTCCGAGCCTCTGTCATGGTGGTCCCCAACAGCAGCACGCCCACGGCAGACATGGAGGTGCAGCAGGCCGCCAACCGTGAGACCTCTCCTTCAGCCCTCAACGACAAGGGAAGTTTGCACTTAGGAAAGCCGACCCACCGGTCCTATGCCTTGTCTCCGCAGCAGGCTCTGGGCCACGAGGGAGTGAAGGCGGTGGCCACGCTGTCCCCTCACACCGTCATTCAGACCACCCACAGCGCCTCCGAGCAGCTCCCTGTGGGGCTGCCGGCGACAGCTTTCTACACTGGGACCCAGCCGCCGGTGATCGGCTACCTGAGCGGCCAGCAGCAAGCCATCGGCTACCCCAGCAGCCTGCCGCAGCACCTGGTGATCCCGGGCACCCAGTCCCTGCTGATACCGGTCGGCAGCGCGGACGTCGAGCCGTCGGGAGTCACGCCTGCGATCGTCACGTCGTCTCCTCAGTTTGCAGCAGTGCCTCACACGTTCGTCACCACCGCCGTCCCCAAGAGCGAGAACTTCAGCGCGGAGCCCCTCACCACCCAGCCTGCCTACCAGGCCACCATGGTGCAGGCGCAGATCCACCTGCCCGTGGTGCAGTCCATTGCCTCCCCTGCCGCCGCGCCCCCCACGCTGCCCCCTTACTTCATGAAGGGGTCGATCATCCAGCTGGCCAACGGGGAGCTGAAGAAAGTAGAGGACTTGAAAACAGAAGACTTCATACAGAGCGCGGAAATTAGCAACGACCTGAAAATAGACTCCAGCACTGTGGAGAGGATCGAAGACAGCCATAGCCCAGGCATCGCCATCATACAGTTTGCGGTGGGGGAGCATCGAGCACAG GTCAGCGTGGAAGTCTTGGTAGAATACCCTTTTTTTGTATTTGGACAAGGCTGGTCATCCTGCTGCCCTGAAAGAACCAGCCAGCTCTTTGATTTGCCATGCTCCAAACTCTCAGTGGGGGACGTCTGCATATCGCTCACACTCAAGAACCTGAAGAACGGCTCTATTAAAAAGGGCCAGCCCATGGACTCAGCTAGTATCTTGCTGAAGCATTCAAAGAATGACAGTCTAGGTGGAAGTAGACACAGGTATGCGGAGCAGGAAAATGGGATTAATCAGGGAAGCGCACAGATGTTAGCTGAGAACGGTGAACTGAAGTTTCCGGACAAAATAGGATTGCCTGCAGCACCTTTGCTCACCAAAACAGAACCCAGCAAGCCCCCAGCAACGAGGAAGAGGAGGTGGTCAGCCCCTGAAACACGAAAACTAGAGAAATCAGAAGAGGAGCCACCTTTGACTCTTCCCAAGCCTTCTTTTATTCCTCAGGAGGTTAAGATTTGCATTGAAGGTCGATCCAACGTAGGAAAGTAA